The following proteins come from a genomic window of Mycolicibacterium rufum:
- a CDS encoding D-alanyl-D-alanine carboxypeptidase family protein — protein MRRGFAGLALALCVTLVAPVPSAAAQPDVEPAAAQALPDGPAQAWLVADLDTGRVLASRDPYGRYAPASTIKVLLAMVVLDHLRPDNFARANASHTEVECSCVGLQPGQAYTTQQLLSALLMVSGNDAANMLADMLGGQQVAVAAMNRKAALVGARATKASSPSGLDGPGWESITSPHDLAVILRAALQYPLIAAIMRSPTAPFPGKTLQNQNELLTRYPGDLAGKTGYTNRARKTYVGAAQRGSRRLVVVQMYGSGDLYGQAIDLFDWGFRQP, from the coding sequence GTGCGACGAGGATTCGCGGGGCTGGCGCTCGCCCTGTGCGTGACGCTGGTCGCACCCGTCCCCTCCGCCGCTGCCCAACCTGACGTCGAACCGGCTGCCGCACAAGCGCTTCCGGACGGTCCCGCGCAGGCGTGGCTGGTCGCCGATCTGGACACCGGCCGGGTGCTCGCCAGCCGGGACCCCTACGGGCGCTACGCCCCGGCCAGCACCATCAAGGTGCTCCTCGCGATGGTCGTGCTCGACCACCTGCGGCCGGACAACTTCGCCCGGGCCAACGCCTCGCATACCGAGGTCGAATGTTCCTGTGTAGGACTGCAACCCGGCCAGGCCTACACGACCCAGCAGCTGCTCTCGGCGCTGCTGATGGTGTCGGGCAACGACGCGGCGAACATGCTCGCCGACATGCTCGGCGGCCAGCAGGTCGCCGTCGCGGCGATGAACCGCAAGGCGGCCCTGGTCGGTGCGCGCGCCACGAAGGCGTCGTCGCCGTCCGGGCTGGACGGCCCCGGCTGGGAGTCGATCACCTCGCCGCACGACCTCGCGGTGATCCTGCGCGCTGCGCTGCAGTATCCCCTGATCGCCGCGATCATGCGGTCGCCGACGGCGCCCTTCCCGGGCAAGACCCTGCAGAACCAGAACGAACTGCTGACCCGGTATCCCGGCGATCTGGCCGGCAAGACCGGTTACACCAATCGGGCCCGCAAGACCTATGTCGGCGCGGCGCAGCGCGGCAGCCGGCGGCTGGTGGTGGTGCAGATGTACGGCAGCGGCGACCTGTACGGCCAGGCGATCGACCTGTTCGACTGGGGTTTCCGCCAGCCGTGA
- a CDS encoding metal-dependent hydrolase family protein: MAAALHVRGRGLPDGEPVEWWILHGRLSAEPIGDAETVWDGGWILPGLVDAHCHVGLGQHGAIPMDETIAQAETERSVGALLLRDAGSPTDTRAFDDRADMPRIIRAGRHLARPKRYQRGFAIELEDEWQLPDAVARQARWGDGWVKLVGDWIDRDTGDLAPLWSDDVLEAAIDAAHANGARVTAHVFSEDALPGLIKAGIDCIEHGTGLTDDTVNLMVEYGTALVPTLINIENFPGIADAAEKYPRYQQHMRALYESCRPRIAAAREAGVPIYAGSDAGSTVAHGRIADEVAALEGIGMSPTEALGAACWDAREWLRRPGLEHGASADLVCYADDPRSGPGVLAAPSRVILRGVVY, translated from the coding sequence ATGGCGGCGGCGCTGCACGTCCGCGGTCGCGGTCTGCCCGACGGCGAACCCGTCGAATGGTGGATCCTCCACGGCCGGCTCAGCGCCGAACCGATCGGTGACGCCGAGACCGTGTGGGACGGTGGCTGGATCCTGCCCGGGCTGGTCGATGCGCACTGCCATGTGGGGCTCGGCCAGCACGGCGCGATCCCGATGGACGAGACGATCGCCCAGGCCGAGACCGAGCGCTCCGTCGGCGCGCTACTGCTGCGCGACGCGGGATCGCCCACCGACACCCGCGCATTCGACGACCGCGCCGACATGCCGCGCATCATCCGGGCGGGCCGGCACCTCGCCCGACCCAAGCGCTATCAGCGCGGCTTCGCCATCGAGCTCGAAGACGAATGGCAGCTGCCCGACGCGGTCGCCCGGCAGGCCCGCTGGGGGGACGGCTGGGTCAAGCTGGTGGGGGACTGGATCGACCGCGACACCGGTGACCTGGCGCCGCTGTGGTCCGACGACGTGCTCGAGGCCGCGATCGACGCGGCGCACGCCAACGGCGCCCGCGTCACCGCGCACGTGTTCAGCGAGGACGCGCTGCCCGGGTTGATCAAGGCCGGTATCGACTGCATCGAACACGGCACCGGGCTGACCGACGACACCGTAAACCTGATGGTCGAGTACGGCACCGCGCTGGTGCCGACGCTGATCAACATCGAGAACTTCCCCGGCATCGCCGATGCCGCCGAGAAGTATCCGCGCTACCAGCAGCACATGCGCGCCCTGTATGAGAGCTGCAGGCCCCGCATCGCCGCCGCCCGGGAGGCCGGTGTGCCGATCTATGCCGGCTCCGACGCGGGCAGCACCGTCGCGCACGGCCGCATCGCCGACGAGGTGGCGGCGCTCGAGGGCATCGGCATGTCGCCGACCGAAGCACTGGGGGCGGCGTGCTGGGACGCCCGGGAGTGGCTGCGCCGGCCGGGACTCGAGCACGGCGCCTCGGCCGATCTGGTCTGCTACGCCGACGACCCGCGGTCGGGGCCGGGCGTGCTCGCCGCACCGTCGCGGGTCATCCTGCGGGGTGTCGTCTACTGA
- the ffh gene encoding signal recognition particle protein produces MFESLSDRLTGALTGLRGKGRLTDADIDATAREIRLALLEADVSLPVVRQFVTHIKDRAKGAEVSGALNPAQQVVKIVNEELITILGGETRQLAFARTPPTVIMLAGLQGSGKTTLAGKLAKWLKGQGHTPLLVACDLQRPGAVNQLQIVGERAGVHVFAPHPGTAPGAEEVKGTADPVAVAAAGLAEAKAKHYDVVIVDTAGRLGIDEELMNQAAAIRDAVSPDETLFVLDAMIGQDAVTTADAFREGVGFTGVVLTKLDGDARGGAALSVREVTGVPILFASSGEKLEDFDVFHPDRMASRILGMGDVLSLIEAAEQHFDAEQAEATAAKIGSGELTLEDFLEQMLMIRKMGPIGNLLGMLPGAGQMKDALAAVDDSQLDRVQAIIRGMTPQERADPKIINASRRLRIANGSGVTVSEVNQLVDRFFDARKMMSQMAGQMGMPFGRKNTRKAGKGKNKQAGKKGRKGPTPPKKGNPLGAGMPGMPSGFPDLSNMPKGLDELPPGLAGIDLSKLKFPKN; encoded by the coding sequence GTGTTTGAATCCCTGTCCGACCGGTTGACCGGTGCGCTGACGGGCCTGCGCGGCAAGGGCCGGCTGACCGATGCCGACATCGATGCCACCGCCCGCGAGATCCGGTTGGCGCTGCTGGAAGCCGACGTCTCCCTGCCCGTGGTGCGTCAGTTCGTCACGCACATCAAGGACCGCGCCAAGGGCGCCGAGGTGTCGGGCGCGCTCAACCCCGCCCAGCAGGTCGTCAAGATCGTCAACGAGGAGCTCATCACCATCCTCGGTGGCGAGACGCGTCAGCTGGCGTTCGCGCGGACCCCTCCGACGGTGATCATGCTGGCCGGTCTCCAGGGTTCCGGTAAGACCACGCTGGCCGGCAAGCTCGCGAAGTGGCTCAAGGGCCAGGGCCACACCCCGCTGCTGGTGGCCTGCGACCTGCAGCGTCCCGGCGCGGTCAACCAGCTGCAGATCGTCGGCGAACGTGCCGGCGTGCACGTGTTCGCGCCGCACCCAGGCACCGCGCCCGGGGCCGAGGAGGTCAAGGGCACCGCCGACCCGGTCGCGGTGGCCGCCGCCGGCCTCGCCGAGGCCAAGGCCAAGCACTACGACGTCGTCATCGTCGACACCGCGGGCCGGTTGGGCATCGACGAGGAACTGATGAACCAGGCCGCGGCGATCCGCGACGCCGTCTCACCCGACGAGACCCTGTTCGTGCTCGACGCGATGATCGGTCAGGACGCCGTCACCACCGCCGACGCGTTCCGCGAGGGCGTCGGGTTCACCGGGGTGGTGCTGACCAAGCTCGACGGCGACGCCCGCGGCGGCGCCGCGCTGTCGGTGCGCGAAGTCACCGGCGTGCCGATCCTGTTCGCATCCAGCGGCGAGAAGCTCGAGGACTTCGACGTCTTCCACCCGGACCGGATGGCCAGCCGCATCCTGGGCATGGGCGACGTGCTGAGTCTGATCGAGGCGGCCGAGCAGCACTTCGACGCCGAACAGGCCGAGGCCACCGCCGCCAAGATCGGCAGCGGAGAGCTCACCCTCGAGGACTTCCTCGAGCAGATGCTGATGATCCGCAAGATGGGGCCCATCGGGAACCTGCTGGGCATGCTGCCCGGCGCCGGTCAGATGAAGGACGCGCTCGCGGCGGTCGACGACAGCCAGCTCGACCGCGTGCAGGCCATCATCCGCGGCATGACGCCGCAGGAGCGTGCCGATCCGAAGATCATCAACGCCTCCCGCCGGCTGCGCATCGCCAACGGCTCCGGGGTGACCGTCTCGGAGGTCAACCAGCTCGTCGACCGCTTCTTCGACGCCCGCAAGATGATGTCGCAGATGGCCGGCCAGATGGGAATGCCGTTCGGCCGCAAGAACACTCGCAAGGCCGGCAAGGGCAAGAACAAGCAGGCCGGCAAGAAGGGCCGCAAGGGCCCCACGCCGCCGAAGAAGGGCAATCCGCTGGGTGCCGGGATGCCGGGGATGCCGTCCGGATTCCCCGACCTGTCGAACATGCCCAAGGGTCTCGACGAACTGCCGCCGGGCCTGGCCGGCATCGATCTGTCGAAGCTGAAGTTCCCCAAGAACTGA
- a CDS encoding molybdopterin-dependent oxidoreductase, giving the protein MTAIDVPLTTARPDSGPSRGSTTHISQCTLCEAHCGLHVTVSDGAVTRIEGNPDDVLSHGYICPKATAMGGLHHDPDRLRIPLRRVGDRFEPIGWDEAFAEIGRRLRAVRARTGSRSLGMYLGNPAAHSSGAAYGFLLRLALRTPNFFTASSIDQLPHEFAAWKVFGSNALIPVTDIDRTQRLMILGANPAVSNGSLSIMPGAKRRIRAIRERGGTVVVVDPRRTETARLADQHVAVRPGGDLFLLLGMLHVLLAEKLCDTRAVAAQTTGIAELADLVADATPEAMAAGAGVDAEVLRTLAREHAAAESAAIYARIGICQQPTGTLVSWLVMVINTVTGNLDRAGGTMFTTPVADVPRLAKRLPFRPGRYSDRSGRYGSFRSELPAVVMADEILTPGPGQIRAMITYAGNPVSSIPQRGRLDEALDSLDLHVAVDMYVTETTRHADFILPPVSPLERDDVSLLTPVFQVRNTVRFQHRSFDPPPGALEDWEILTRLALELLPAPARTLVKPVRSRLLSILDPLRVAALAVATGPHGRLRRGRHGITMRDIRTSPGGVDLGPLRPRLREVIATPDRRVHLAPPEFVAAAHAHLRDCGGHAVNSPDGYDLQLIGRRQLKSNNSWLHNVPTMTGGSNRCSVLMHPDDAGARGLADGDTVRVASAVGQIEVPVDVTADIRAGTVAVPHGWGHRDTGWRHARTLAGENVNALHDPDLVDTFTGTAAVNGTWVSVSAVD; this is encoded by the coding sequence GTGACAGCGATCGACGTCCCCCTCACCACCGCGCGCCCGGACTCCGGGCCCTCCCGGGGCTCCACCACCCACATCAGCCAGTGCACGCTGTGCGAAGCGCACTGCGGCCTGCACGTCACCGTCAGCGACGGTGCGGTCACCCGCATCGAGGGCAACCCCGACGATGTGCTGTCCCACGGCTACATCTGTCCGAAGGCCACCGCCATGGGCGGCCTGCACCACGACCCCGATCGCCTGCGCATCCCACTGCGTCGCGTCGGCGACCGGTTCGAGCCGATCGGCTGGGACGAGGCGTTCGCCGAGATCGGCCGGCGCCTGCGCGCGGTCCGTGCGCGCACCGGCAGCCGCTCGCTGGGGATGTACCTGGGTAACCCGGCGGCCCACAGCTCGGGGGCGGCGTACGGCTTTCTGCTGCGGTTGGCGCTGCGCACCCCCAACTTCTTCACCGCGTCGTCGATCGACCAGCTGCCCCACGAATTCGCGGCGTGGAAGGTGTTCGGCTCCAACGCGCTGATCCCGGTCACCGACATCGACCGCACGCAGCGGCTGATGATCCTCGGAGCCAACCCGGCGGTGTCCAACGGATCGTTGTCGATCATGCCGGGCGCCAAGCGACGGATCCGGGCGATCCGTGAGCGCGGCGGCACCGTCGTCGTCGTGGACCCCCGCCGCACGGAGACCGCCCGGCTGGCCGACCAGCACGTCGCGGTGCGGCCCGGCGGGGACCTGTTCCTGCTGCTGGGGATGCTGCACGTGCTGCTCGCCGAGAAACTGTGCGACACCCGCGCCGTCGCCGCGCAGACCACCGGGATCGCCGAGTTGGCCGACCTCGTGGCCGACGCCACCCCGGAGGCGATGGCCGCCGGGGCCGGGGTCGACGCCGAGGTCCTCCGCACCCTGGCCCGCGAGCACGCCGCCGCCGAGTCGGCGGCGATCTACGCGCGCATCGGCATCTGCCAGCAGCCGACGGGGACGCTGGTGAGCTGGTTGGTGATGGTCATCAACACGGTCACGGGCAATCTCGACCGCGCGGGCGGCACGATGTTCACCACCCCCGTGGCCGATGTGCCCCGGCTGGCCAAGCGCCTGCCGTTCCGGCCGGGTCGCTACTCCGACCGGTCCGGCCGGTACGGGTCGTTCCGGTCGGAGCTGCCCGCCGTCGTCATGGCCGACGAGATCCTCACCCCTGGGCCCGGACAGATCCGGGCGATGATCACCTATGCGGGCAACCCGGTGTCGTCGATCCCCCAGCGCGGACGGCTCGACGAGGCGCTGGACTCGCTGGACCTCCACGTCGCGGTCGACATGTACGTCACCGAGACCACGCGCCACGCCGACTTCATCCTGCCGCCGGTGTCACCGCTGGAGCGCGACGACGTGAGCCTGCTGACCCCGGTGTTCCAGGTGCGCAACACCGTTCGCTTTCAACACCGGTCGTTCGACCCGCCGCCCGGCGCCCTCGAGGACTGGGAGATCCTGACGCGCCTGGCCCTCGAACTGCTGCCCGCGCCTGCACGGACCCTGGTGAAGCCGGTCCGATCGCGGCTCCTGTCCATCCTGGATCCGCTGCGCGTGGCGGCGCTGGCGGTGGCGACCGGCCCGCACGGGCGACTGCGACGGGGCCGGCACGGCATCACGATGCGCGACATCCGCACCAGCCCCGGCGGTGTGGATCTCGGCCCGCTGCGTCCCCGCCTGCGTGAGGTGATCGCCACGCCGGACCGACGAGTTCATCTGGCGCCGCCCGAGTTCGTCGCCGCCGCGCACGCCCATCTGCGTGACTGCGGCGGGCACGCCGTGAACAGTCCCGACGGGTACGACCTGCAGCTGATCGGCCGCCGTCAGCTCAAGAGCAACAACTCGTGGCTGCACAACGTGCCGACGATGACCGGCGGCAGCAATCGCTGCTCGGTGCTGATGCATCCGGACGACGCCGGGGCCCGCGGACTGGCCGACGGCGACACCGTCCGCGTCGCCTCGGCGGTCGGGCAGATCGAGGTGCCGGTGGACGTCACGGCGGACATCCGCGCGGGAACGGTTGCGGTGCCGCATGGTTGGGGCCACCGCGACACCGGGTGGCGTCACGCGCGCACGCTGGCCGGCGAGAACGTCAACGCCCTGCACGACCCGGATCTGGTGGACACGTTCACCGGCACCGCCGCGGTCAACGGCACCTGGGTGTCGGTCAGCGCCGTCGACTAG